One segment of Tamlana crocina DNA contains the following:
- a CDS encoding glycoside hydrolase family 130 protein → MNLIPWEERPKGSKDVVWRYSQNPIINRDAIPTSNSVFNSAVVPFKDGFAGVFRCDNKAVQMNIFAGFSGDGLNWNINENPIEFKAHDKEQVLGDYKYDPRVVFLEDRYWITWCEGHNGPTIGIGYTFDFKEFFQCESAFLPFNRNGVLLPQKINGKYAMMSRPSDNGHTPFGDIYMSYSPDMKYWGEHRHMMSPTSFKDSAWQCTKIGAGSVPFLTNEGWLMFYHGVINTCNGFRYAMGSAILDTDQPHIVKYRTQPYLLTPSKTYEQVGDVPNVIFPCASLQDVKNDKVTIYYGGADTVVAIAFGYISEILAFTQNNSIL, encoded by the coding sequence ATGAACCTAATTCCTTGGGAAGAAAGACCTAAAGGGTCAAAAGATGTAGTGTGGCGTTATAGCCAAAACCCGATTATTAATCGTGATGCCATTCCAACATCCAACAGCGTTTTTAATAGTGCCGTAGTGCCATTTAAAGATGGTTTTGCAGGGGTGTTTAGATGCGATAATAAAGCTGTGCAAATGAACATTTTTGCTGGCTTTAGCGGCGATGGCTTAAATTGGAATATCAATGAGAACCCCATTGAATTCAAGGCACACGACAAAGAACAGGTACTAGGAGATTACAAATACGACCCCAGAGTGGTATTTTTAGAAGACCGCTACTGGATTACTTGGTGCGAAGGCCATAATGGACCAACTATTGGTATAGGTTATACCTTCGATTTTAAAGAATTCTTTCAGTGCGAAAGTGCCTTTTTACCTTTCAACAGAAATGGGGTATTGTTACCTCAAAAAATTAATGGTAAATATGCCATGATGAGTCGCCCAAGCGATAATGGTCACACGCCTTTTGGAGATATCTACATGAGTTACAGCCCCGACATGAAATACTGGGGAGAACACCGGCACATGATGTCTCCCACCTCCTTTAAAGATAGTGCGTGGCAGTGTACAAAAATTGGCGCAGGCTCAGTCCCTTTTTTAACCAATGAGGGCTGGTTAATGTTTTATCATGGCGTTATAAATACCTGCAACGGCTTTAGGTATGCCATGGGCTCTGCAATTTTAGATACAGACCAACCGCATATCGTAAAGTACAGAACCCAACCCTATTTGCTCACACCATCTAAAACCTATGAGCAAGTAGGCGACGTACCTAACGTAATTTTCCCCTGTGCTTCCCTGCAGGACGTAAAGAACGATAAAGTTACCATCTATTACGGAGGTGCAGACACCGTTGTAGCCATAGCATTTGGTTATATAAGTGAAATATTAGCATTTACACAAAACAATAGCATCTTATAA
- a CDS encoding carbohydrate-binding family 9-like protein: MRLIAPLHPILKKGLWNISLFFLGLPLYSCAQDNIVTTPKIYIANFVDEPLKIDGLGNETSWKNAPYSDMFIDIKGVKTPKYKTQVKMLWDNHHIYFFAQLEEPHVWGTLIKRDTIIYHNNDFEIFIDTDNDTHNYYEFEFNALNTVWDLFLTKPYRDGALTLNDWDAKGLKSAVYIDGTLNNPNDTDNGWHIEIAIPLSAFKTSYFETFNLSDTFWRVNFSRVHWDFQLDNGTYQRKTDEKGELLHEYNWVWSPQGAIAMHQPETWGYVYFSKENKSFTIPKDEHIKWYLSELHNALKHKTITIEEVSRPKQILNKTITPHYDNHKTGYNIWVESPFSDTIIIINQHGKIIIK; this comes from the coding sequence ATGAGATTAATAGCACCATTACATCCCATTTTAAAAAAAGGCTTATGGAACATAAGTCTTTTTTTTCTTGGGCTACCACTTTATAGTTGTGCGCAAGATAATATAGTTACTACTCCCAAAATATACATAGCAAATTTTGTTGATGAACCACTAAAAATTGACGGATTGGGAAACGAAACTTCGTGGAAAAACGCTCCGTATTCCGATATGTTTATTGATATAAAAGGTGTTAAAACTCCCAAGTACAAAACACAAGTAAAAATGCTTTGGGACAATCATCATATTTATTTTTTTGCTCAATTAGAAGAGCCTCATGTATGGGGAACATTAATAAAAAGAGACACAATAATTTATCATAATAACGATTTTGAAATTTTTATTGACACTGATAATGACACCCATAATTATTACGAATTTGAATTTAACGCCCTCAATACCGTTTGGGATTTATTTTTAACAAAACCATACCGTGATGGTGCATTAACGCTCAACGATTGGGATGCCAAGGGTTTAAAATCCGCTGTTTATATTGATGGTACATTAAATAATCCAAATGATACAGACAATGGATGGCATATTGAAATTGCGATACCACTCAGTGCTTTTAAAACTTCTTATTTTGAGACCTTTAATTTATCAGACACCTTTTGGAGAGTCAATTTTTCAAGAGTGCATTGGGATTTTCAACTAGATAACGGAACATACCAAAGAAAGACAGATGAAAAAGGAGAACTTTTACATGAATATAATTGGGTATGGTCGCCGCAAGGCGCTATAGCGATGCATCAACCCGAAACTTGGGGGTACGTCTATTTTTCAAAGGAAAATAAAAGTTTTACCATTCCAAAGGATGAACACATCAAGTGGTATTTATCCGAGTTGCATAATGCTTTAAAACACAAAACTATCACTATTGAAGAAGTTAGTCGGCCAAAGCAAATTCTGAATAAAACGATAACTCCTCACTACGACAATCACAAAACAGGCTATAATATTTGGGTGGAAAGCCCTTTTTCAGATACAATAATCATCATTAATCAACATGGTAAAATAATCATAAAATAA
- a CDS encoding family 10 glycosylhydrolase — protein MKSIHQLLIIIFIVTVSCSKEKKDIKITETEITPTFKYWAWYTADASVSDSIHVNYFKKYANSGIDAVLIDTRADADYLAKVAPLAIKEGLEVHAWMFTMNRPGDTTALKHPDWYMVSRSGKSCFDDRPYVEYYQWLSPSHPEARKHIWSLVEGLAKVEGISSVHLDYIRYPDVYLPVGLLPKYDLVQNEELPDFDFDYSEASVKKFEKLFGKDITKAEVPAIDIEWKQFRLNEIKAVVDGAYDIAHKHGKELTAAVFPYPEMADHMVRQRWDKWNIDAVLPMIYNNFYNEGLDWVEFATKQGLTDLKAKQTQLHTGLYLPEMTDDEFAKAIAIVKQSGASGVAFFDIQESHFEVIKASH, from the coding sequence ATGAAATCAATACATCAATTACTCATCATTATTTTCATAGTAACAGTATCCTGTTCAAAAGAAAAAAAGGACATCAAAATTACTGAGACTGAAATCACACCAACATTTAAGTATTGGGCTTGGTATACTGCTGACGCCAGCGTATCTGATAGTATTCATGTTAATTATTTTAAAAAATATGCAAATTCCGGTATCGATGCCGTGCTTATTGATACCAGAGCAGATGCCGATTATTTGGCTAAAGTAGCCCCATTAGCAATCAAAGAAGGACTGGAAGTACACGCGTGGATGTTCACCATGAACAGACCCGGCGATACCACAGCACTAAAACATCCCGATTGGTATATGGTAAGCCGAAGTGGAAAATCGTGTTTTGACGACCGTCCCTATGTAGAGTATTACCAGTGGTTATCTCCAAGTCATCCAGAAGCCCGAAAACATATTTGGAGTCTTGTAGAAGGTTTAGCAAAAGTCGAAGGCATTTCCAGCGTACACCTAGATTATATAAGATATCCTGATGTGTATTTACCTGTAGGTTTACTTCCTAAATACGATTTAGTACAAAACGAAGAACTTCCCGATTTTGATTTTGATTATTCAGAAGCCTCGGTTAAAAAATTTGAAAAGCTATTTGGAAAAGACATTACAAAAGCTGAAGTACCAGCCATAGACATAGAATGGAAACAATTCAGGCTTAACGAAATTAAAGCGGTTGTAGATGGCGCTTACGATATTGCTCATAAACACGGTAAAGAATTAACAGCCGCCGTATTCCCTTATCCCGAAATGGCAGACCATATGGTGCGTCAACGTTGGGACAAATGGAATATTGATGCAGTTTTACCGATGATTTATAACAATTTTTACAATGAAGGTTTAGATTGGGTTGAATTTGCTACAAAGCAAGGGCTTACCGATTTAAAAGCCAAACAAACCCAATTACACACAGGCTTGTATTTACCTGAAATGACGGATGATGAATTTGCAAAAGCAATAGCCATAGTAAAACAATCAGGAGCATCTGGAGTTGCTTTTTTTGATATTCAAGAATCCCATTTTGAAGTTATTAAAGCGTCGCATTAA
- a CDS encoding GH92 family glycosyl hydrolase yields the protein MNKRYVYILLLIITFSCKPKTDVKENTKPLVDYVNPFIGTDGPGNTYPGASEPFGMVQLSPDIGIPGWDRIAGYYYQDSIITGFSHTHLSGTGAGDLYDILVMPTNSRFNKRIEANNFKPYSTFSHKNEKAFPGYYSVDLLDYGITAELTATKRVGIHRYTFPKDGDTQIHIDLGYALNWDKPTETYIEKVNDTTIQGYRMSTGWARNQKVYFQMQFSKPFDTHHYYKNDTLKIYPMKGNTKMVLKYQTLDDEQIVIKTGLSSTSCEAAAHAIKMETVGFDFDYQQEKTTLVWENQLKKIIVETPDDDKKSIFYTMMYQNMLTPNLFSDYGGTYKTTNDENGQLKPGINPISKAEGFNRYDTFSLWDTFRGAHPLHTILQPKLVPYFIKSLLAHYKETGELPVWSMQGSETNMMIGYHAVPVIVDAYFKGFDLDAELAYQACKESAMANDRQIDVYRKKGYIPVDEHHENWSVSKTMEYAYDDWCIAMFAQSLGKLEDYNYFIERSKNWQNLHNVTNSWMQPKDGRGNFIAPFVPKEYSPYFCESNAWHYYWFVPHDVETLIEKTGGAERFEQKLDSMFTYYPEPTDKLPLFSTGMIGQYAHGNEPSHHVAYLYNFINKPSKAQKYIRQILETQYKNEPNGHCGNEDCGQMSSWYIFNALGFYPVNPAQNAYALGSPLFDSATIALPDKKQFKIVAENNSKDNIYVKSIWLNGETLNKNYITHKEILAGGTLKFEMSNTPNLSKVVEKLNSAKVYDNFPY from the coding sequence ATGAATAAGCGTTATGTATACATATTACTATTGATTATCACGTTTTCTTGTAAACCTAAAACAGATGTAAAAGAAAACACCAAACCTTTGGTAGATTATGTAAATCCGTTTATTGGAACCGATGGCCCCGGAAATACATACCCGGGAGCTAGCGAACCTTTTGGTATGGTACAATTAAGTCCAGATATAGGCATTCCAGGTTGGGATAGAATTGCGGGCTACTATTACCAAGATTCTATAATCACGGGATTTTCTCACACCCATTTATCAGGCACAGGAGCTGGCGATTTATACGATATCCTAGTCATGCCAACCAATAGTAGATTCAATAAGCGTATAGAAGCCAATAATTTCAAACCCTATTCCACGTTCAGTCATAAAAACGAAAAGGCATTTCCGGGGTATTACTCAGTAGATTTGTTAGATTATGGTATAACAGCAGAATTAACAGCTACAAAGCGGGTTGGCATACACCGATATACCTTTCCAAAAGATGGCGACACTCAAATACATATAGATTTAGGCTATGCCTTGAACTGGGATAAACCAACAGAAACTTATATTGAAAAAGTTAATGATACTACTATACAAGGCTATCGTATGTCTACAGGTTGGGCAAGAAACCAAAAAGTGTATTTTCAAATGCAGTTTTCAAAACCTTTTGATACGCACCACTACTATAAAAACGATACACTAAAAATTTACCCAATGAAGGGTAATACCAAAATGGTATTGAAATATCAGACCCTTGACGATGAACAAATCGTCATTAAAACAGGGCTATCCTCTACAAGTTGTGAGGCCGCGGCCCATGCTATAAAAATGGAAACCGTTGGCTTTGATTTTGACTATCAACAGGAAAAAACTACGTTGGTTTGGGAAAATCAGCTAAAAAAAATAATTGTAGAGACGCCCGATGACGACAAAAAGAGCATATTCTATACTATGATGTACCAAAATATGCTTACCCCAAATCTGTTTAGTGATTACGGTGGAACTTACAAAACCACTAATGATGAAAACGGACAGTTAAAACCGGGTATCAACCCCATTTCCAAAGCAGAAGGGTTTAATAGATACGATACGTTTTCGTTGTGGGACACATTTAGAGGCGCACATCCATTGCACACTATATTACAACCAAAATTGGTGCCGTATTTTATAAAATCTTTATTGGCACATTATAAAGAAACAGGAGAATTACCAGTATGGTCTATGCAAGGTAGTGAAACCAATATGATGATTGGTTACCACGCCGTACCCGTAATAGTAGATGCTTATTTTAAAGGTTTTGATTTAGATGCAGAACTCGCATACCAAGCCTGCAAAGAAAGTGCTATGGCAAACGATAGGCAAATAGACGTTTACAGGAAGAAAGGCTATATACCGGTTGATGAACATCACGAAAATTGGTCGGTTTCAAAAACTATGGAATATGCTTATGATGATTGGTGTATTGCCATGTTTGCACAGTCATTAGGTAAACTTGAAGATTACAACTATTTTATAGAACGCTCTAAAAATTGGCAAAACCTACATAACGTAACCAATTCTTGGATGCAACCTAAAGATGGAAGGGGCAACTTTATCGCACCATTTGTTCCCAAGGAGTACAGCCCCTACTTCTGCGAAAGCAATGCTTGGCATTATTACTGGTTTGTGCCTCATGATGTGGAAACCCTTATCGAAAAAACAGGAGGAGCCGAACGTTTTGAACAAAAACTAGACTCCATGTTTACGTACTATCCCGAACCTACTGATAAATTACCATTATTTAGCACAGGCATGATTGGACAATATGCACATGGAAACGAACCCAGTCATCATGTGGCCTATTTGTATAATTTCATAAATAAACCATCCAAAGCGCAAAAATATATACGTCAAATTTTAGAAACGCAATACAAAAATGAACCAAATGGACATTGTGGGAATGAAGACTGCGGACAAATGTCGTCATGGTATATCTTCAACGCATTAGGATTTTACCCTGTTAATCCGGCCCAAAATGCCTATGCCTTGGGGTCGCCACTTTTTGATTCTGCTACCATTGCATTGCCAGATAAAAAACAGTTCAAGATTGTAGCAGAAAACAATTCAAAAGATAATATTTATGTGAAATCGATATGGCTTAATGGAGAAACCCTTAATAAGAACTACATTACCCACAAAGAGATTTTGGCAGGCGGTACACTTAAATTTGAAATGAGTAATACTCCAAACTTAAGCAAAGTAGTTGAAAAGCTAAATTCTGCCAAGGTTTATGATAATTTTCCATATTAA
- a CDS encoding N(4)-(beta-N-acetylglucosaminyl)-L-asparaginase: protein MHFLKKTLIFSTIFSCIGCQNSSSKEKVKHEIIKPVVISTWNHGLVANEAAWKLLVNGKNAIDAVEVGVKTAEANPNVQTVGLGGFPDREGKVTLDACIMDHNNNCGSVAFLQHIKHPISVARMVMEKTPHVMLVGEGALQFALEQGFKKENLLTEKSKKAFEAWLENSQYKPTINIENHDTISMLALDENGNLSGACTTSGAAWKMHGRVGDSPIIGAGLFLDNEVGAAAATGMGEAMMKTAGSAMVVELMRHGKSPEEACKEVVKRIYKTYQNSPDLEWLQVGFIALNKNGEYGSYCLRPGFNYAVQTKSLKNQLIDGKYFLP from the coding sequence ATGCATTTTTTAAAGAAAACACTAATTTTTAGCACAATTTTCAGTTGTATAGGGTGTCAAAACTCTAGTTCTAAGGAAAAGGTTAAACATGAAATAATAAAGCCTGTTGTTATCTCTACATGGAACCACGGCTTGGTAGCAAACGAAGCTGCATGGAAACTATTGGTAAATGGCAAAAATGCTATAGACGCTGTTGAGGTTGGTGTAAAAACAGCCGAAGCAAATCCAAATGTACAAACTGTAGGCTTAGGAGGTTTTCCTGACAGAGAAGGAAAAGTAACCCTAGATGCTTGTATTATGGATCATAATAATAATTGCGGTTCTGTAGCATTTCTTCAGCATATAAAACATCCCATCTCTGTGGCCAGAATGGTAATGGAAAAAACACCCCATGTCATGTTGGTTGGAGAAGGCGCCCTACAATTTGCTTTAGAACAAGGATTTAAAAAAGAAAATTTATTAACAGAAAAATCTAAAAAAGCTTTTGAGGCATGGTTAGAAAATTCTCAATACAAACCCACAATTAATATAGAAAATCATGACACTATTAGCATGTTGGCGTTAGATGAAAACGGCAACCTTTCTGGAGCCTGTACAACAAGTGGCGCAGCTTGGAAAATGCACGGACGCGTAGGTGATTCTCCAATAATTGGAGCTGGTCTATTTTTAGATAACGAAGTTGGCGCTGCCGCTGCTACAGGCATGGGAGAAGCTATGATGAAAACTGCGGGAAGTGCTATGGTAGTGGAGTTAATGCGACATGGGAAATCGCCAGAAGAAGCCTGTAAAGAAGTTGTAAAACGCATCTATAAAACCTATCAAAACTCTCCAGATTTAGAATGGTTGCAAGTAGGGTTTATAGCTTTGAATAAAAATGGAGAATATGGCTCGTATTGTTTAAGACCCGGTTTTAATTACGCTGTACAAACCAAATCACTAAAAAATCAATTAATAGACGGTAAATACTTTTTACCTTAG